The nucleotide sequence AGATGCAGTTTTTTACCGATCTGAATGTCCGGATCCAAAAGGTGCTGACCTTCCAGCGCCACAATCCAGTCAAGCCCCGGAAGATCAAAGCCCAAAGAAACCCCGGCCCCCAGATTCTGAGGAATGTGCGAAGGCGCCTCTGCCCCCGCGGTCTTTTCAAAGGCCGTGCTACCCACATCTTTCCATACCACTGTCAGTGTTGGATTTAGCGGAGTATCTGCCTGGGTCAGAATTGCGAGATCCACGCCATAGCCCGTGCCCTTGTTTTCAAACTGATCCATGATGGCGTTGATGTCACTGGCGTTCGCCACGGTCGTCAGACCCAGCTCTTGCACGTCCCCGCCCCAGCGGTTCACACGCTTCAGCGCCAGTCCCAGGAAGGTTTTCGGACCCAGTGGATATGCGCCACCGACATAGTAAGCCGAATCGTTGCGGAAGTAGGTCGTAAATTCGGGATATCCGGGATTATGCAGCTCCAGCGAAAGAGTATAGTCGGTGTAATAGCCAAAGCCGATATAAGGCAACGCAATGGCAGCACTGCCCGTTCCCAGGAAATGCAGACGACGACCGAACAACCCATTGTAAGTGGACGGATCATCCCCATCGATGTCTTCGATGGCGTCCAGATCCTCTTTAGTCGGAGTTCTGCCACCAAGGCCCACACTCAAAAGATGAATATCAAGACCTTCGATTTTTCCCATCGCGGCCGGATTCGAAAACAGAGCTTCTGATCCATGAACTGTGGTCAGCATCGTGCCCCCCATCCCCATGGAACGGATAGGACGATACATTTGATTGATCTCTTGCGCCTGTACCGGCAACCCCAGAAGCACAAGAATGAAAGACGCCAGGAACTTCATCATCAGAACCCCGGTATTTTCAGTCGAGGACAGCACGCGGCTGCATCGGGATAAACTTTGGTTGGATCACAGGCGCCAAAGCCCATGCCATTGGTGTCCATCAGAACACGAATGGTATAAAGCAGTTCAGGCCCCACGGCAGCTTCATTGGTGGCTGTACAGTTGCCTGCACCGGCTACGGATTCACACTGCTCTAAAGCATCTTGCAACGCCGTCAAAGTGGAGTTGTCCCCGGACAGGACGGAAGCCAGCGCAGAGATGTTTTCGAAAATCAAACCGATGCCTGAAGCAACCTTTTTGGCTTCAGTGTCAGTGATGGATCTTGTTGGTGCCACCACCGGAGCGGGAATCGAAAGAGGATTCTGCGGGCTTGGGCCCGGCTGCGCCCACCCGTCAGTGGCTGTCGCAGTACCCGGAGCACCGGAATAGTTATGACAGACGCTGTAGTTGGTATTGTAAACGCCATCCACCACGCCATCATTCGTCGGATCCAGTTTCGCACTGATCGTTGTTCCGATGCGGGCAATACCCAGAATGGTCATAAATAGATTCTGATCCTGAGTACGCTGCAAAACTGTTCCCAGGCTTGAGATAATAGAAATCGCCTGATCACAGGACGCGGTATCCAGGGTGTTGCCACCAAAGATGGAAACAAAGAACGGAAAAATATTCGCTGACGGACTGTTTTGCATCCCGCTGATGATATCCACGAAAGTGAAACCACATTTTCCGGCATAAGCTCCGGCCAGCGTTTCTTTCACACTGACTTTCGCAGCATAAGTTGGCGACAACTGATTTTCGATAATATCAATAGCTTCGTCCCATTCAAGGGCATCAAGCTTTTTCTTGGCTTCATAATAAAGCGCATCGTCTGAATCGGTATCAGAGACATCCGTCAGCAGATTGGGCTGCGCACAGGAAGTGGTCAGAACCAGGCTCAGTAGAATTATGAAAGCTTGTTTAACACATTTCATGCTTCATCCTTAAAACCGGTATGCGAACTTGACGGTGTATCGTCTGTCTTCTTTGGGTGCATCTGCGGTGCCGACTTCTTCGCCGTAGGTGGCAAACTGCCACTGAAAGCTTTCGGAGGCGAGCTCCATACCAGCGGTCCAATATCTTTGATTATATCCGGCACGGGCAAAAACCACATCCCCGAAGTTCAATTCGAGACCGCCGTGGATCAATTTGGCTTTGTCCTCTTCATCCCCTGATGTTAATAAACCACGGTACTCTACAGTCCATGCAGAGCGAACGTAGTTAGAATGAATCGGAAAGATTGCTGCTGCGACATCAATGTCCTGCTTCACCAAATTGGGACGGTTGGCTGTGTCTAATCGGACACCATGTGCCTGATCGAAACTGGTTCCACCCACATCACGAACCACAGCAGAAATTGTTGGAATCATTTTCCACGGAGCCGCCAGAATCAAACCAACATCTGTTGAAAGGCCCACGCCTTCACTGGCGATAGAGTCATAGTCCATCGGACCCGTCGCCGACAGAGCCGGATCATCGACTTCCACGCGACTGATCAGCTTGGTGTTGAACCCCAGTTTCACCCGCCCGTCGAAGAAGCGGAAGTTGAAACCCAGAACGAAGGCAAGGTCATTGCGATAATAGGCATCCACGGTGGTGCCATCATCAGACATCATCGCATCCAAAGTGTAATTTCCATAAATACCCACACCAAAGTTTCTGCCCACGAACGACGGAAACACCTGAAGCTTGGCGTGGTAAGGCATATTGCGGTTTTTTTCCAAAGCCCCCAGCACATCTTCCAGACTGTAAGGATTTGAGAACGAAGAATCCGCATAGAAGCCTTGAGTTTCAGAACCGAATTCGATCTCTGGATCGAAAATGGTTCCATAGAAATCACGAAGCTTACCCAAAGCCGCGGGATTCACCAGCAAAGCTGTTTCATCATTGGTTACAGCCAGGCAGGCACCGCCCATTCCCAGGCAGCGGACACCGCTATAAAAATTTTGGCGCGCACGAGCGTTCACATCCGGTGTGAACACCATCAACAGAACTATTTGAATGAGCGCTATCCACAAAATCCTTTTCATAGATACCTCGTTAATAAGAAGTCGAAACAAGTCATTATGCTTATCGGTCGATCAGGGGATCACATTGAGACGTTTCAGAAAAATACATTCAAAGGTCCTGCTTACATATTCGTTACGAATTCACGATCAATGTCATTTGCGAGTTAAGGCCGCCCGAAGAAATCCGATAAGTTCTCTGTACTTTAGACCAAGGAGTTTCCAGGATGTTTTCGAAGAAAATCGCAACTATGATTCTAGGATTGAGCGCAGCTATTCTCACGGGATGTGAGGGTGAACAAACTGAAAAAGACATGATCGCCGAAGCCCAGTTCTGCCTGGACGAAGCGCGAGATGCCGCCTCTGCCAATGCCTGCATGAGCAAGATCAACGGCATCACCTCCCCTAACGCTTATACATTAAGATGTGCTGCCGGGTTTATCTCTTCCGGTATCACTTCGGCTGCCAATCTGTCCTCGGCCCTGACTGCGATCAGTGAAGGCGGCGGTCCAACAGACATGCTAACGGCGCTAAGTTTTGACGATGTCGTACTAGCCAACAACACAGCCAATTATTGCAATCAATCCGGCCAAAAAGGTCTGGCATTGATAGGAGCAATGGCGAAAAGCGCCACAGCTCTTTCAAATGCAGCGAACTCCCTAAACTTGGGTTCCTGTGACGGAAGCGACATCTCCTCGTGCGATCCAGCGGCAATTGAAAATGCCATTAGTGACATTCTCGCCAACCCAAACTCAAGTGCCGCGATTGAGGCCGTAGAAGCTATCGGCTCCTCTATTCAGACTGTATACTCAGTCACTTGTGGTGGCACTAACAACGCCAACTCAGACATCTGTGGTGACATCAACCAAGCGGCTGCTACAGCTGGCATTGACATATCCACCGCGGATATTTCAGCCATCGGCCAAGCCCTGCTAGCTCAATGGAATCCAACCCCATAATCGCAAAAGGTACCTGCTTACTTTTGCATAAGCTTTGCAGCAAAATAGAAAACGGCCCATTTTAGGGCCGTTTTGCTTTTTCCAGATCTGAATTTCAGTTTTAGAAGTCGAGGTTGAGACGGGTCATGTACACGCGGCTTTCCACCGGAGTGTTGCGGGTTCCGACGTCATCCGCGTAAGACGCGAAATCCAAATTAAAGATCCCCAGCTCCGCGGAAATACCCGCTGTCCAGAAGGCCTCTTTCAAACCCACGCGATAATGACCTTTCCACCAGGTGGAAACAGTCCAGTCGAACTCAAAGCCCAAGTGAACACCTTTTCTCCAGTTGAAATCAGGGTGTCCCAGATCACGCACATCCAAAACGCCGCGACCGCCAAAGATCCACATGCTTGGGTATTCCCAGCGCGTTCCGATGTCGACAACACGGTAAAGCTTTTCCGGCTCGCCGTTTTGACCTTCTTTATTCAACAACTTCAATGAAGAACCAAAGCCGGTTTCAGCCACGTTACGAACAACCAAACCCACAGTCGGGCTGGCCAGACGAAGCACTGACCACAAACCTGAATCCGGTAATTCCGGAGTCCACAGGAAGCCGATGTCGGCATCAATCGTGTAACCTTCCAGCAGGTCCTCTTTCTTGATGATCTCGTCACCAGTTGAAAGATCCACGGCACTGATAGGACGGCTATAGAATCCACGGTTCACAAATTTACCCGTCACACCCCAGGACAGACGTCCATGGTCCACACCTTTGACGTCATCAGCATAGGAAAGTGCCAGTGTTGTATCCGCATACACCGTCGTATTGATAGTTGGACCCAACTGCTGGTGCATCGCCATTTCCAAAGAAACATCCGCAGGGATCAACGCGATCCCCCAGTTTGGACGAACCCAGAAGCCCTCCATCGGAGCAATTCGCATGGAATAGACTTCACCATAGTTCTTTTCAATCAACTCAAGGTAAGCTTGCTGCTTCTGCTGCTCTGATTGATTGCTTTTTTCAATGTCCGAATATTCATTGTAGAAATCCATCGCCCCTGGCGTTCCACCCGCCGTCAAAGACAGATTGATTTGACCGTCTTCACGACGAGCCAGACCTGCCGGGTTATAGAACATCGCCGAATAATCATTGGCAACCGCCACGAAGGCGTCACCCATCCCCAGGGCCCGAGGCGCCTGATAGTGATGGTGAATGGTGGTGCTGACGCTTTCAGCCTGCGCAGATACAGTGGTGATCATCGCAGACAGGCCCGCGAGGAACAGGAATCCTCTATTGAACATAAATTTTGCCTCCAAAATTCTTACCATTGATTGTAGACATAATTTATACTTTGTCTTATGCGAGTTTTTCTTAGCCTCCTTTTTTTGACCTTGGTCGTGAGTTCAGTTCAGAGCATGGCAGCTCCCACAACAACGACCACTTTAGAAACCTCCCCGCTTTCAGGCGAGGACGACGCGGATCTGGCATCTGTGAAAGTCTCAGATTTTGCAGAACGCAAAGAATTTCTGATTCAGACTGCCGTCGGATATCAGAGCGGAAATTACCTGGAGCGTGATGAATGGGCCCAAGGCCCTTATCTGGCAGTGCGCTTTGCTTTGCTGAAACAGTCCCCTTTGCCGGCCTGGGACTATGAACTTTCCTATAACACAGAGGAATTCCTCGGAGTGGGATTGGGCCACCGCTGGTACTTCGTGGAAGAAGACCGTTATCTGCCTTACGCGCGTCTGGGCGGCAATGCCTATCTGGAATCTTCAGATGGTGTGACAGGTCTGATTGAAATCCGCCGCTGGCGTGTGCATGCCGGGATCGGTGCTGGCGAAACGTTCACCGGCGAAGTCGGCACCGGGTTTTCAGTGACCGGGCCGGATATCTATGCCCAGTTCGGTTATAACTTTCAATTCTGATTTTTTAGCTCTTCCAGCCATTTCAACAACCGGTCCACTTCGCGCAGCAAATGCTGCTCGTCGCGGTTGTTGTGCAGAACAAAGTCCGCCTGCTGCTCTTTGAACTGAATGGGAATCTGGGACGCAATCCGCATCTCGATTTCATCCTCGCTCCAGTTCTGGCGGCGCAAACGCTCTTTTTGCTGTTCCTTCGTGCAGGCCACAACAATTACACCGTCAAACTGATCCTTGGCGCGGGTCTCAAACAACAATGGGATATCATAGATGGCAAGCTTGTGCCCCATGTCCTCGTGCAGACGGCGGCGGCGGCGGGTTTCCTCGCGGATCAAGGGATGAGTGATCGCTTCCAACCTGTGCAAGAGCTCGGGATGTCCGAAGACCTTCTGCCCAAGTTTGCGCCGATCCAGGGCCCCTTCGGCAGTCAGAAACTCTGGACCGAACTCTTGTATGACGGACTTAAGTCCAGCAGAGCCCGGTTTCACGACTTCCTTGGCAATTTCATCAGCATCCACCACCGGAATGTCATAAGTTCGGAGCATTCTGCTGACCGTGCTCTTGCCACAGGCTATACCTCCGGTCAGTCCAATCCATTTCATATTTGAAACTCCTTAAGGATTATTTTTATTTTACCGATAGTCTTCTCAAAGGGGAACATGATTTCATGTCTCAAGCTGTGGAACAGTTCGGAAAATACATTCTTCTAGAGAGACTCGCCGCCGGCGGTATGGCGGAAGTGTATCTTTCTAAATCCACAGGCGCAGTGGGCGTCAATAAGTTCGTCGCAATCAAGCGCATTCTTCCCCAATATTCCGATCATCAGGACTTTATTGAGATGTTCAAGGAAGAGGCAAAGATCGCCGTGAATCTGAATCACGGGAACGTTGTCTCAATTTACGATTTCGGGGTCGAAAGAGCTCAGTTCTTCCTTGTCATGGAATACGTCGAAGGCCGCAACCTTCGCCAGATTCTGAATGAGCTTAAGAAAACCAACACTCAATTCACCATCGAGCAGATCGTATACATGATCAAAGAGGTCGCGGCTGGTCTTGACCACGCTCACCGTTGCATCGATGGCACCACCGGCAAACCACTGAACATCGTTCACCGTGACATGAGTCCGCAGAACATCATGGTCAGCTTTGAAGGTGAAGTGAAGATCATCGACTTCGGTATCGCCAAAGCGGAAACGCAGATGGAAGCCACCAAAGCCGGTACTCTTAAAGGTAAATACGGTTACATGAGCCCTGAGCAGGCAGATGGTCAGTCCATCGACCCGCGCACGGATATTTTCTCTATGGGTATCGTCCTGTGGGAGCTTCTGGCCAACGACCGTCTGTTCACTTCCAACAGTGAAGCGGCGATCCTGCGCAAGATCCGTGAATGTCAGGTGCCTTCCATCAGAAAGATCAATCCTTCCGTTCCACCGGAACTGGAAAGAATTGTGAACAAGGCGCTGGCGAAAGACAAAAGCCTGCGTTATCAGACTGCGGCGGCATTCCACCGTGATCTGAACCGTTTCCTTAATACTCAGTATCCAGAGTTCTCCCCGCACGACTTCAGCGTGTTCATGAAGAACGCCTTCTCGGCAGCCTTCCTTGAGCAGCGTCGCAAGCTGGTTGAATTCGCCAAGATTCAGGCGCAGCCGGTTTCTGAAGACAAAACCATTGTCACTCAGACAGACATGCGCACACCTCAACGTCCTCCGGCTTATGCCCCTCCCGCGGAAGCAGCCGAAGGCGAAGAGCGTCTGGATCTGGACACCTCCACTGATATTCGTGTGAACCTGGACAATCTGAAAACGCCACCAAAACCTTCCATGCCGAAGGTTCCAGGCGCAACAGACACCAACATCACACAAACCCGCACGTCGGCTACAGGCACTTTTGCCTCGGGCCCGGGCACCATGACTCGCACTCCTTCCAGCGTTTCCCCGATGGGAACACGCACGTCCATCGGCAGACCGGCGCCAAGTTCTTCCATGGAAGACATCACCGGCCTTGCGATGAAAGCCGTGGGTGCTTTGCTGGTTGTTGTGGGCTTGTGGTGGGGTTACACCAATTTCGTTGCAAAAAAATCTCCGGGTAAATCCGGCACGACAGCAGGCCTGACACCGAAACCGGCCAACACGGGCAATGCCCAGGCTGCCGGCACCATGCAACAGACTGAACTGGCTGCGACTTCTCCGGAATACACTGTGACCATCTATTCCAATCCGGGCGGTGCCCGCGTGGTGATCGATGGCAACGACACGGGTGAATTCACACCGGTGCGCAAGACCGTGAAAGCCAACACTCCTTACAGTCTGCGACTGGTGAAGGAAGGTTACACGGATCTGGTGACAACCATCACTCCAACTTACGAGGCGTACTCTTTCACTGGAACTCTGCAACGACTTCCAAGAGTGGCTTCCCTGATTATCAACATCGTCAACGGCGGCGCTAATCCGGAACTTCGCATTGCCGGTGTTCCAGTCAGCATCAAGCCAAGCGGTGACGCTTATCTGATTCAGGCTGAAGTTGGTGTCAAAATACAGGCTAGAAACAAGACGACAGGACTCTCTGCAGAAACCACAATTACGGTTCCGGCAGACCAGAGAAAAATTGTAGATTTATATCTGAAATAATCACTTCGTCGCAAAGTTACGGCAACCAGGAGTTTTCATCATGACGAAGCCCACCACTTTGGGTCATTCCATTCTAAGCATGCGCAGTCGCAGTCCTCATCACGTGGCTGTTAAATACAAAGTCAATGACTCCTGGAAAGAAAAAAGCTGGAACGAATACTATTCGGACATCGAAGCTGTCGGCTGCGCCCTGCTGTCTTTGGGAATCAAACCCGGTGACCGCGTGGCCATCATGGCGAACACCCGCCTGGAATGGTCTACGACCGATCTGGGCATCTTTGGCATTAAGGCCATCACTGTTCCAATCTATCAGAACAACACCGCTGATGATGTGGAATACATTCTGAACAACTCTGAATCCCGCATTCTTATCTGCGAAAGCCGCGGACCTTTAAAAACGTTCGAGTCCGTGAAGGCAAAATGCCCGAAAGTGGAAAAGGTCATCGTCTTTGACGAAACCTGCCCGAACCCGGAGGCGATCACGTGGCCGAAACTTTTGCAGATGGGTAAAGACTATCTGGCAAAACACCCAAGTCAGTTCCAGGAACTCTGCGCTTCTTTGACCCAGGAAGATATCGCCACTATTTTGTACACTTCCGGAACCACCGGTCGCCCGAAAGGCGTGGTGATGACTCACCTTCAGGCGATCAGCGAAGTCAGCGAAGCTTTCCCGCTATGTGGCGCCACCGAAGCGGACACATCCCTGTCCTTCCTGCCTTATGCACATATTTTGGGTCGCATCGAACACTGGGGTCATGCCTATATCGGCTTCACCCTGGCATTCGCGGAAAGCCTGGAAAAAATGCGCGGCAATCTGACAGAGGTTCGTCCGACCTTCCTGATGTCGGTTCCCCGCATCTTTGAAAAAATTTATGCTGCAGTCACCGCACAGATTCAAACCCAGCCGCTGAAAATGAAAATCTTCAACTGGGCTCTGGAAGTCGGCACCAAAGTGGGCGACTACAAAATGAGTGGTCAGGTTCTGCCCCTGGATCTGCTGGTGAAATACGAACTGGCGAAAAAACTTGTTCTGGACAAAATCCCCACGGCATTCGGAGGCCGTCTGCGCTTTGCCATCAGTGGTGGCGCACCGATCCCTCGTGAAATTGCGTTGTTCTTCCACGCCGCTGGTGTGCTGATTCTGGAAGGCTATGGCCTGACTGAAACAACGGCCGCTATCACGGTGAACACTCCATTCAATTACAAATTTGGCAGTGTGGGCCGCCCGATTGGCGAAGTGAAGCTGAAAATCGCGGAAGACGGCGAGATCATGGTTAAAAGCGACAAGGTGATGAAGGAATACTACAAAAATCCTGAAGCCACCAAAGAGGCTTTCACCGATGGCTGGTTCCACACCGGCGACATTGGCGAAATCCTGCCAGGTGGTGACTTGAAAATCACCGACCGCAAAAAGGACCTGATTAAAACTGCGGGTGGTAAATACGTGGCTCCACAGCGTCTGGAAGGACTGCTAAGTCTGTCGCCATATATCGCCAATGTTCTGGTCCATGGCGATCAGAAAAAATACATTGTGGCCCTGGTCACGCTGGATCGCCCGACAGTTGAAAATCTGGCCAAGGAAAAACAAATCAATTATTCCGACTGGAATTCTTTGGTGCAGTCCCCGTTCGTGGCGGAACTTATCCGAAAGGCCGTGGCTGAAACCAACACCCAGCTGGCAAGCTTTGAAAGCATTAAAAAATACATCATTCTGCCCAACGAATTCACGGTGGAAGGCGGCGAATTAACTCCGTCCCTGAAAGTGAAAAGAAAAGTGCTGGATCAGCGCTATAAGGAAAAAATCGAAGAGCTCTATCTATGAGAACACTGCTGGTCACCTCCGCGGTGACATTTGTTCCGCACAACTATGACAAGCTGACGCTGCCGTTGGCGCAAGAGCCTCATATCGAGGCTCTTGTCATTATCGACAACCGCAGTTGGGATATTCTGGTTAAAGCATTCCTGCTGATACTGACTCTTGCCGCCCCCCGCATGGGCTGGCAGCTGCTAAAAAACTTTTTCGACAACTCGCTGAAACGAAAGCAGCAGGCCTATGAAGCCGCCGGGAAAAAGGTCTACGTCATCAAGGACATCAATTCCGACACATCCCTGGCCCTGCTGGAACGCCTGCAACCGGATCTGATTCTGAATGCACGCACCCGTTCATTCTTTAAAAAGAAGCTGCTGGCCGTTCCCAAAATGGGATGTTTGAACATCCATCACGGCCTGCTGCCGGATCAGCGTGGTTTGATGTGTGACTTTTGGGCCCATCTTTTAGACACCCCGGCAGGATTTTCCATTCATGAAATGACCTCGAAACTGGATGACGGCGCCTTGCTAAAGGTCGTGGAAGTTCCCTCCGATAAAAAGGATTATCTAAAGTCCCTGGATCTTGGAGCGTCATTCGAAGCAAAAGCAGCCTCGCAGATCCTTCAGGAGTTCGCCTCCCAAGGTAAGATTCAGGGTCTTGAGAACCAGAAAACTGAAAGAACGGTTTACAGAAGCAATCCACGCTTGCGTGATTTTTACCGGCTTCGTTCAAAAGGAGTCAGAATATGAAAACCATCATTGCTCTGCACGGAAACCCCGGCCATCCCGAGGACTGGAGCCTTTTGCAAAAGAGTCTGGATCCCAACGCCTACCGACTGCTGGCAGTTGAAGCTGACAGCGAGGAATGGATCCGCCTGCTGACTCAGGATAAATCCAAAAAAATTCTGCTGGGTCATTCCTGGGGCGGCTATCGTATTTTGAAATCCCTGCCAAAGTATCAGGACTATGTGGAACAGGTGGTGCTGGTCACCCCTTACATAAAACCCGAGCGTCCTTTGTCGGCTGTTGCCAAGGGGCTTTTGCAGTTGCCCGTTCTTGGTGACAAGTTGATCCAATCCAGTCATACAAAATCCAAAGACGGCTTCTTCGCTGATCTGATTCATCCCCTGAAAGCCGATGCCCTTCCCTATCTTGCCAAGGTTCAAGAACGCCTGCAGGACTGGAAGCTGTGGCAAAAAACCGTTTCCAACAAAATGAAAATGGAAGCCCATCCGTGGTCTGCCGGTGACGTCTGCAAGGTCCCCGTGACGGTGATCTATGGCCGCCAGGACAAGATCAGCCAGGATCAGGCACAGAATGAAATCGTCTCTAAATACCCGTCCCACAAGATTGTCCATGTCGACAATGCGGGACATGGTCTGCTGTGGTCTCACGTTCAGGACATTTTGAAAATTCTGACGACGGAAGCCAGCAGCAGTGCTTCAACCCCGGACAGCAAGATCGGTTATTATCCAGGTGAAGACGGAAGAAACAACGTCATCACCTACATGGAAAAACACTTGCGCGAATTCCCGGAACGCGTGGCTTTACGCTGGGCCAATCCGCAAGCTTTGGCGCAGTGGAATGGGGATCCCAAAACCCCCATCAAACACGATGAAATCACCTATCGCCACTTCGCCGCCCGCATCAACTCGTTTGCGCGAGGTCTGATGGACATCGGCATTAAAAAAGGCGACCGGGTCATCATCTTCCTGCCGATGAGTCTGGACATGTACACCGCCATGTTTGCGGTTCAGCGTATTGGTGCCATTGCCGTGTTCCTGGATTCCTGGGCGCGCAGTCACCATCTGGGCGCTTCCGCAGAATGCGTGGGCCCGAAAGCCATGATCAGCTTCAAAATGGCGTTTGATCTGGTGGAACAAGTCCCCGAATTCAAGTCCATGCCGATCCGTGTTCTTTACGGCCCCGGCGACAAGTTCACGCACAAATTTGAAGAGCTGCTGAAAGCAGAACCTTCCCCAATTGAGCCGGTGGAAAGTGAATTCACCGCCTTGATCACTTTCACAACGGGATCCACAGGAAAACCCAAGGGTGCCAACCGCACTCACCGATTCCTGTCGGCCCAGCACCATGCACTTTCTCACGTGATTCCGTACACCGAGAAAGACAAGGACATGCCGGCCTTCCCGATTTTCAGTCTGAACAACCTGGCCTCCGGCGTAACCACCATCTTGCCAGCATTGAATCTGGCGGCTCCGGCCGCTCATGATTCGGCTTTGCTGGCGTGTCAAATTATGCATGAAAATATCAACTGCACGACCCTGTCACCAAGTATGCTGGTGGGTGTAGCCAAGTTCTGTAAAGAGAACAACATTCAGCTGACCGGACTGCGCCGAGTGGTGACCGGTGGGGCGCCGATTTCCAAGGATGACGTCAAAGCATTCTATGAAATCGCGCCGCAAACTGACCTGTGGATTTTGTATGGATCGACGGAAGCAGAGCCGATGGCCCATATTGAAGGCCGCGACATGCTGAAAGAAAGCAATATCACCGATCCTGAAATCATCGAGGAAGGCGTGAACGTCGGTCATATCAGTGAAGACATCGACTATCGCTTCATCCGTATCAAAGATGGTCCCATCGAACTGAAGGACGCCCCATGGTCCCAGATCGAGGTTGCCAATGGTGAAGTGGGTGAATTCATCTGTACCGGGGACCACGTCTGCCGCGACTATTACAATAATCCCGAGGCCTTCAAAACAACGAAGATCATGGATGAAAAAAACCGCGTATGGCACCGCACAGGCGATCTGGCTTACATCGATCCCGACAAGAACCTATGGATCGTGGGCCGGGTGAACAACGCCATCGAACGCGCCGGCAGGTACTATTTCCCGGTTCGGGCCGAAGTTCTGTTAAAGCGTATGGACTTTACGTATCGCTGTGCCTTCCTGGGTATGGATGATGCGAAGCTCGGTCAGGCCACCTATGCTGTAGTCGAACTGAAAGAAGGCATCGACGCGGCTATCTTTGATTTTGCCGCTGCGAAAAAAGAAATCCAGCGTGTCTTTGAGAAAAATAAAATTCCGGTGGATGAGATCAAATTCGTCAACAAGGTTCCCATGGATCCGCGCCACCATTCCAAAGTGGAATACAAAGTGCTGCGTGACCAGTTGAAAGAACCGGGAGTTGTCATTGGCTAAGTGGTGGATACTGGTCAAAGAAAGATTCAGTCCGGCCTCTTATGTGCCCATGATATTCCTGTTCTCATGGGCCAATGGGTTGTACCTGACTAAAACGCTTGAGCAGGACTGGAACTGGTCCCGCTTCGCCGTGGTCTTTGTACTGCTGCTATCGTTCTTTTTCCGCATGCGCCTGTTTGATGAAATCAAGGACTATGAAGTCGACCTGAAGGTCAACCCCACCCGCCCGCTGGCGCGCGGGGTTTTGTCCGTGGCGCAGGTCAAAAAAG is from Bdellovibrio bacteriovorus str. Tiberius and encodes:
- a CDS encoding AMP-dependent synthetase/ligase, with the translated sequence MTKPTTLGHSILSMRSRSPHHVAVKYKVNDSWKEKSWNEYYSDIEAVGCALLSLGIKPGDRVAIMANTRLEWSTTDLGIFGIKAITVPIYQNNTADDVEYILNNSESRILICESRGPLKTFESVKAKCPKVEKVIVFDETCPNPEAITWPKLLQMGKDYLAKHPSQFQELCASLTQEDIATILYTSGTTGRPKGVVMTHLQAISEVSEAFPLCGATEADTSLSFLPYAHILGRIEHWGHAYIGFTLAFAESLEKMRGNLTEVRPTFLMSVPRIFEKIYAAVTAQIQTQPLKMKIFNWALEVGTKVGDYKMSGQVLPLDLLVKYELAKKLVLDKIPTAFGGRLRFAISGGAPIPREIALFFHAAGVLILEGYGLTETTAAITVNTPFNYKFGSVGRPIGEVKLKIAEDGEIMVKSDKVMKEYYKNPEATKEAFTDGWFHTGDIGEILPGGDLKITDRKKDLIKTAGGKYVAPQRLEGLLSLSPYIANVLVHGDQKKYIVALVTLDRPTVENLAKEKQINYSDWNSLVQSPFVAELIRKAVAETNTQLASFESIKKYIILPNEFTVEGGELTPSLKVKRKVLDQRYKEKIEELYL
- the coaE gene encoding dephospho-CoA kinase (Dephospho-CoA kinase (CoaE) performs the final step in coenzyme A biosynthesis.) encodes the protein MKWIGLTGGIACGKSTVSRMLRTYDIPVVDADEIAKEVVKPGSAGLKSVIQEFGPEFLTAEGALDRRKLGQKVFGHPELLHRLEAITHPLIREETRRRRRLHEDMGHKLAIYDIPLLFETRAKDQFDGVIVVACTKEQQKERLRRQNWSEDEIEMRIASQIPIQFKEQQADFVLHNNRDEQHLLREVDRLLKWLEELKNQN
- a CDS encoding formyltransferase family protein; its protein translation is MRTLLVTSAVTFVPHNYDKLTLPLAQEPHIEALVIIDNRSWDILVKAFLLILTLAAPRMGWQLLKNFFDNSLKRKQQAYEAAGKKVYVIKDINSDTSLALLERLQPDLILNARTRSFFKKKLLAVPKMGCLNIHHGLLPDQRGLMCDFWAHLLDTPAGFSIHEMTSKLDDGALLKVVEVPSDKKDYLKSLDLGASFEAKAASQILQEFASQGKIQGLENQKTERTVYRSNPRLRDFYRLRSKGVRI
- a CDS encoding protein kinase domain-containing protein, giving the protein MSQAVEQFGKYILLERLAAGGMAEVYLSKSTGAVGVNKFVAIKRILPQYSDHQDFIEMFKEEAKIAVNLNHGNVVSIYDFGVERAQFFLVMEYVEGRNLRQILNELKKTNTQFTIEQIVYMIKEVAAGLDHAHRCIDGTTGKPLNIVHRDMSPQNIMVSFEGEVKIIDFGIAKAETQMEATKAGTLKGKYGYMSPEQADGQSIDPRTDIFSMGIVLWELLANDRLFTSNSEAAILRKIRECQVPSIRKINPSVPPELERIVNKALAKDKSLRYQTAAAFHRDLNRFLNTQYPEFSPHDFSVFMKNAFSAAFLEQRRKLVEFAKIQAQPVSEDKTIVTQTDMRTPQRPPAYAPPAEAAEGEERLDLDTSTDIRVNLDNLKTPPKPSMPKVPGATDTNITQTRTSATGTFASGPGTMTRTPSSVSPMGTRTSIGRPAPSSSMEDITGLAMKAVGALLVVVGLWWGYTNFVAKKSPGKSGTTAGLTPKPANTGNAQAAGTMQQTELAATSPEYTVTIYSNPGGARVVIDGNDTGEFTPVRKTVKANTPYSLRLVKEGYTDLVTTITPTYEAYSFTGTLQRLPRVASLIINIVNGGANPELRIAGVPVSIKPSGDAYLIQAEVGVKIQARNKTTGLSAETTITVPADQRKIVDLYLK